A part of Anser cygnoides isolate HZ-2024a breed goose chromosome 15, Taihu_goose_T2T_genome, whole genome shotgun sequence genomic DNA contains:
- the PALB2 gene encoding partner and localizer of BRCA2 isoform X2: MAAPLPPGRRPLPARHFPPPATASAAGATNGGAVAMGTGGGGHGRGGGGSGVERSREGEGSRDSESPSADKHETCPLQPETCSVPDTERKTSVTLKHAPEFVSNEVGLQDSSRAESIQARQDNACCGVSRPATAEKKTQTLRSMMKLRRRRTKALISEKRESAHGVHRIKADETVKNQTGSAEQLRSPVFRQSSFSSTEANAQSESRPGIVGKQENSLTPPDAELGVLQDVLEDSLPLGVPELWPCVPGDSSDVWQPESPGAVATSDNREPAQLCSENGESVLLDAGGDGGKESFRVIKQTGSESIHKDQGELRRLLGLTSENEVLPPGRNNKIIKESKSHEGNENDTGGLNAFPSDLALGNAEKLLENQQLEIQSRLSHLENVTAPESALSSCTMVEGLLFPVEYYVRTTRRMSNCQRKVDLDAVILSQLGRSKKGQRSKCKQKDANSSQPSQETDENDLESAVVPFPFLCTENDPVNSSSPQKTLLTSSGSSNSPGSISQSSITSTKRDQRRSQRKQKGRRKSACKPLVNQTSQELVESLDLLTPRESSSPLSNEYPSEKENCEANLEKSSLEERRLSVAAALGSGATGAIQPTSADPPGGSQVLGKCRKTLLEQVQNPLQKSDSPNPRNETFVSHTGDLERKLSVCQSDKSPVEHVKSQHVQAACGAEQLLAINVPPRRSLRSSARQRDSQASKDESKGGPGHQMDSEGTASLGLPATGAGTSSSLFSFRSHQWLVPKLGIEEFHLPDEEFGLLKLEKCESSPVNDLEAFVPSVFGDGLASEDVQAAEMKAEEKGLKRNLISLLKSGSPKSSHLESPASQMELSTHELLFTPVGTISTGAPVQPESHISSSVFPVLGATPAVLPSVCSELFPSTCSVPPLQVSLRSSQEAPARVVDDRECKDSAIPLHLDSRGAGSARQEEGQGTTFHLEAERHPNNRSDEAVALEKHQQSQSKQQRSCRSPEQKKNEAEQSTPVLFDGLTEENLQFVSKLKDSSSSCAVDVSTVWWEAAGCRELCVVTACENSVSLWKPLAPDHWGKVYTWQLGEIPVIQIIPLLDTCNLICIALGNLEIGEIRLLLYSSENDSFKQSLVKTGNIKAVLGLKDRRLVSSSRSMQEQEVEVVSFSETGRSKHGQTLMPPEETVLAFAEVEGVKDALVGTTAVNSIVVWNLKTGQLLKKMHVGYSYPASICHRAYSDSGLLFVVLSHPHAKESESCGNPAFRVIAFNPKTARSTGVIFSSLPPGHAGRYVEGEVKDALAAAVLSSGAIAVWDLLLGRCTALLPPGPAGGWALVRWGAAGAGLLAGRGDGSVCLYRYAAPGAPRS, from the exons ATGGCCGCGCCGCTtccgcccggccgccgcccgcttCCGGCGCGTCACTTCCCGCCGCCGGCCACCGCTTCCGCCGCGGGCGCCACCAATGGCGGCGCCGTTGCCATGGGCACGGGAGGAGGCGGCCATggccgaggcggcggcgggagcggcgTTGAGCGGAGCCGAGAGggagaag GTTCCAGAGATAGCGAATCTCCTAGTGCTGACAAACACGAAACCTGTCCCTTACAGCCTGAAACCTGCTCGGTTCCTGACACAGAGAGGAAAACTTCTGTCACACTTAAACACGCTCCTGAATTTGTCAGTAATGAAGTTGGTTTGCAGGACAGCTCACGGGCAGAAAGCATACAGGCTCGCCAGGACAATGCATGCTGTGGAGTCTCGAGGCCTGCAACTGCggagaaaaaaacccaaaccttgAGAAGCATGATgaagctgaggaggaggaggacaaagGCTCTGATATCAGAGAAAAGGGAATCGGCGCATGGTGTGCATCGAATCAAGGCTGATGAAACGGTGAAAAATCAAACTGGCAGTGCAGAGCAACTTCGGTCACCAGTCTTCAGGCAAAGCAGTTTCTCAAGCACTGAGGCAAATGCCCAAAGCGAGTCCAGACCAGGCATCGTGgggaaacaagaaaacagtttaACTCCTCCAGATGCTGAATTGGGAGTTCTACAAGACGTGCTTGAAGACAGTCTCCCTCTGGGAGTGCCTGAGTTATGGCCATGTGTCCCGGGGGACAGCAGTGATGTCTGGCAGCCCGAGTCCCCAGGTGCTGTGGCCACATCCGATAACCGTGAGCCTGCAcagctgtgttcagagaatGGTGAATCTGTTTTACTTGATGCCGGTGGTGATGGTGGAAAAGAGTCTTTCAGGGTAATAAAACAAACGGGCAGTGAGAGCATACACAAAGATCAGGGAGAATTACGCAGGCTCTTGGGTTTAACgtcagaaaatgaagtattgCCCCCTGGCAGAAATAACAAGATAATTAAGGAGAGCAAAAGCCATGAAGGAAATGAGAATGACACTGGTGGTTTAAATGCCTTTCCTTCAGATCTTGCTCTGGGCAATGCTGAGAAACTGTTGGAGAATCAACAGCTTGAAATTCAGTCTAGACTTTCTCATCTAGAAAATGTAACAGCTCCTGAAAGTGCACTGAGTTCCTGCACGATGGTTGAGGGGCTTCTCTTTCCAGTTGAATACTATGTCAGGACAACTCGACGCATGTCTAATTGCCAGAGGAAAGTGGACCTTGATGCTGTAATTCTTAGCCAGCTGGGCAGGAGCAAGAAAGGTCAGCGAAGTAAATGCAAGCAGAAAGATGCCAATTCAAGTCAGCCCTCCCAAGAAACGGATGAAAATGATTTGGAGTCAGCAGTTGTGccattcccttttctttgtaCGGAAAATGATCCAGTGAATTCAAGTAGTCCTCAGAAAACTCTTCTTACATCCAGTGGAAGCAGCAATTCACCGGGGTCAATTTCTCAAAGCAGCATCACAAGCACAAAGCGAGATCAGAGGCGATCGCAGAGGaaacaaaagggaagaagaaagtctGCCTGCAAACCTCTTGTGAATCAAACGTCACAGGAACTCGTAGAAAGTTTGGATCTCCTAACACCAAGGGAAAGCAGTAGCCCGCTATCAAATGAGTATCCgagtgaaaaggaaaactgtgaAGCTAATCTTGAAAAATCATCTTTGGAAGAGAGACGGTTGTCTGTTGCTGCAGCTCTTGGGTCTGGAGCAACTGGTGCGATACAGCCGACAAGTGCTGATCCTCCTGGTGGAAGCCAAGTACTTGGCAAATGCCGTAAGACTCTTTTAGAACAGGTTCAAAATCCACTGCAGAAAAGTGACTCTCCAAACCCAAGGAACGAAACTTTTGTCAGCCACACAGGTGATCTGGAACGCAAGCTGAGTGTGTGTCAATCTGATAAATCTCCGGTGGAACATGTTAAGAGTCAGCACGTGCAAGCAGCCTGCGGGGCTGAACAGCTTCTAGCAATTAACGTCCCTCCACGCCGCTCCCTGCGTTCCTCTGCAAGACAGAGAGACAGTCAAGCCTCCAAAG ATGAGAGCAAAGGAGGACCTGGCCATCAAATGGATTCAGAGGGTACTGCTTCTCTTGGTCTTCCTGCTACAGGCGCCGGTACTTCcagctctctcttttccttccgCAGTCACCAGTGGCTGGTCCCCAAACTGGGTATTGAAGAATTTCATCTACCTGATGAGGAATTTGGACTATTAAAACTTGAGAAATGTGAATCTTCCCCTGTGAATGACTTGGAGGCTTTTGTTCCTAGTGTGTTTGGGGATGGTCTGGCTTCAGAGGACGTGcaagctgcagaaatgaaggcagaagaaaaagggcTCAAAAGGAATCTGATTTCACTGCTCAAAAGCGGGTCGCCCAAGTCATCTCATTTGGAAAGCCCGGCTTCCCAGATGGAACTTTCCACACATGAATTGCTGTTTACTCCCGTGGGGACTATCTCAACTGGTGCTCCCGTTCAGCCCGAGTCTCACATTTCCTCATCTGTTTTCCCTGTCTTGGGTGCAACCCCAGCTGTTCTACCATCTGTTTGCAGTGAGCTCTTCCCCAGTACATGTTCTGTACCTCCTTTGCAAGTCAGCCTGCGTTCCTCTCAAGAAGCACCTGCCCGGGTCGTGGATGATAGGGAATGCAAAGACTCTGCCATTCCACTGCACTTGGACAGCCGTGGTGCGGGATCTGCTAGACAAGAGGAAGGACAAGGTACAACATTTCATTTAGAAGCTGAAAGACACCCTAATAATAGATCAGACGAGGCTGTGGCCTTGGAGAAGCATCAGCAATCACAGAGCAAACAGCAGAGATCCTGCAGATCTCCTGAACAG aaaaaaaatgaagcagaacagTCAACTCCAGTACTGTTTGATGGCTTGACAGAAGAGAACTTGCAGTTTGTTTCAAAGCTAAAG GATTCTTCAAGTTCTTGTGCTGTGGACGTGAGCACCGTGTGGTGGGAAGCAGCgggctgcagagagctgtgtGTGGTGACTGCTTGTGAGAATTCGGTTTCCTTGTGGAAACCTCTGGCACCCGACCACTGGGGAAAGGTCTATACTTGGCAGCTTGGAGAG ATTCCTGTAATACAGATCATTCCTCTGCTGGACACCTGTAATCTCATCTGTATAGCACTGGGAAATCTGGAGATTGGAGAAATAAG GCTCTTGCTTTATTCTTCTGAGAATGACTCATTCAAGCAATCACTAGTAAAAACTGGGAATATAAAAGCTGTTCTTGGGCTGAAGGATAGGAGgctggtcagcagcagcagaagcatgCAAGAGCAGGAAGTGGAAGTAGTATCGTTTTCAGAGACAGGAAG GAGCAAGCACGGACAGACTTTGATGCCCCCTGAAGAAACCGTTTTAGCTTTTGCTGAAGTAGAAGGAGTGAAAGATGCCTTGGTCGGCACCACTGCAGTGAACAGCATTGTTGTTTG GAATTTGAAAACTGGCCAGCTCCTGAAGAAGATGCATGTTGGTTATTCCTACCCAGCTTCGATCTGCCATCGAGCATATTCTGACTCT GGccttctgtttgttgttttaagtCATCCACACGCCAAAGAGAGCGAGTCCTGTGGAAATCCTGCATTCCGGGTGATCGCATTCAACCCCAAAACAGCCAGAAGCACTGGAGTCATCTTCTCTTCCCTGCCACCCGGACATGCTGGAAG GTACGTGGAGGGCGAGGTGAAGGACGCCCTTGCCGCGGCCGTGCTGTCCTCGGGAGCCATCGCGGTGtgggacctgctgctggggcgCTGCACGGCGCTgctgccgcccggccccgccgggggcTGGGCCCTGGTCCGCTGGggcgcggcgggcgcggggctgctGGCGGGGCGCGGCGACGGCAGCGTCTGCCTCTACCGGTACGCGGCGCCCGGCGCCCCGCGGAGCTGA
- the PALB2 gene encoding partner and localizer of BRCA2 isoform X1 — protein sequence MAAPLPWAREEAAMAEAAAGAALSGAEREKLREKLALLRREYSETVSRLRRARRAERARSHAGRTAAEDGVRRPAEPGGRRSPAGSRDSESPSADKHETCPLQPETCSVPDTERKTSVTLKHAPEFVSNEVGLQDSSRAESIQARQDNACCGVSRPATAEKKTQTLRSMMKLRRRRTKALISEKRESAHGVHRIKADETVKNQTGSAEQLRSPVFRQSSFSSTEANAQSESRPGIVGKQENSLTPPDAELGVLQDVLEDSLPLGVPELWPCVPGDSSDVWQPESPGAVATSDNREPAQLCSENGESVLLDAGGDGGKESFRVIKQTGSESIHKDQGELRRLLGLTSENEVLPPGRNNKIIKESKSHEGNENDTGGLNAFPSDLALGNAEKLLENQQLEIQSRLSHLENVTAPESALSSCTMVEGLLFPVEYYVRTTRRMSNCQRKVDLDAVILSQLGRSKKGQRSKCKQKDANSSQPSQETDENDLESAVVPFPFLCTENDPVNSSSPQKTLLTSSGSSNSPGSISQSSITSTKRDQRRSQRKQKGRRKSACKPLVNQTSQELVESLDLLTPRESSSPLSNEYPSEKENCEANLEKSSLEERRLSVAAALGSGATGAIQPTSADPPGGSQVLGKCRKTLLEQVQNPLQKSDSPNPRNETFVSHTGDLERKLSVCQSDKSPVEHVKSQHVQAACGAEQLLAINVPPRRSLRSSARQRDSQASKDESKGGPGHQMDSEGTASLGLPATGAGTSSSLFSFRSHQWLVPKLGIEEFHLPDEEFGLLKLEKCESSPVNDLEAFVPSVFGDGLASEDVQAAEMKAEEKGLKRNLISLLKSGSPKSSHLESPASQMELSTHELLFTPVGTISTGAPVQPESHISSSVFPVLGATPAVLPSVCSELFPSTCSVPPLQVSLRSSQEAPARVVDDRECKDSAIPLHLDSRGAGSARQEEGQGTTFHLEAERHPNNRSDEAVALEKHQQSQSKQQRSCRSPEQKKNEAEQSTPVLFDGLTEENLQFVSKLKDSSSSCAVDVSTVWWEAAGCRELCVVTACENSVSLWKPLAPDHWGKVYTWQLGEIPVIQIIPLLDTCNLICIALGNLEIGEIRLLLYSSENDSFKQSLVKTGNIKAVLGLKDRRLVSSSRSMQEQEVEVVSFSETGRSKHGQTLMPPEETVLAFAEVEGVKDALVGTTAVNSIVVWNLKTGQLLKKMHVGYSYPASICHRAYSDSGLLFVVLSHPHAKESESCGNPAFRVIAFNPKTARSTGVIFSSLPPGHAGRYVEGEVKDALAAAVLSSGAIAVWDLLLGRCTALLPPGPAGGWALVRWGAAGAGLLAGRGDGSVCLYRYAAPGAPRS from the exons ATGGCGGCGCCGTTGCCATGGGCACGGGAGGAGGCGGCCATggccgaggcggcggcgggagcggcgTTGAGCGGAGCCGAGAGggagaag CTGCGGGAGAAGCTGGCGCTGCTGCGGCGGGAGTACAGCGAGACCGTCAGCCGGCTGCGG CGGGCGCGGCGAGCCGAGCGGGCCCGGAGCCACGCCGGGAGGACGGCGGCGGAGGACGGAGTGCGGCGGCCCGcggagccgggggggcggcgcAGCCCCGCAG GTTCCAGAGATAGCGAATCTCCTAGTGCTGACAAACACGAAACCTGTCCCTTACAGCCTGAAACCTGCTCGGTTCCTGACACAGAGAGGAAAACTTCTGTCACACTTAAACACGCTCCTGAATTTGTCAGTAATGAAGTTGGTTTGCAGGACAGCTCACGGGCAGAAAGCATACAGGCTCGCCAGGACAATGCATGCTGTGGAGTCTCGAGGCCTGCAACTGCggagaaaaaaacccaaaccttgAGAAGCATGATgaagctgaggaggaggaggacaaagGCTCTGATATCAGAGAAAAGGGAATCGGCGCATGGTGTGCATCGAATCAAGGCTGATGAAACGGTGAAAAATCAAACTGGCAGTGCAGAGCAACTTCGGTCACCAGTCTTCAGGCAAAGCAGTTTCTCAAGCACTGAGGCAAATGCCCAAAGCGAGTCCAGACCAGGCATCGTGgggaaacaagaaaacagtttaACTCCTCCAGATGCTGAATTGGGAGTTCTACAAGACGTGCTTGAAGACAGTCTCCCTCTGGGAGTGCCTGAGTTATGGCCATGTGTCCCGGGGGACAGCAGTGATGTCTGGCAGCCCGAGTCCCCAGGTGCTGTGGCCACATCCGATAACCGTGAGCCTGCAcagctgtgttcagagaatGGTGAATCTGTTTTACTTGATGCCGGTGGTGATGGTGGAAAAGAGTCTTTCAGGGTAATAAAACAAACGGGCAGTGAGAGCATACACAAAGATCAGGGAGAATTACGCAGGCTCTTGGGTTTAACgtcagaaaatgaagtattgCCCCCTGGCAGAAATAACAAGATAATTAAGGAGAGCAAAAGCCATGAAGGAAATGAGAATGACACTGGTGGTTTAAATGCCTTTCCTTCAGATCTTGCTCTGGGCAATGCTGAGAAACTGTTGGAGAATCAACAGCTTGAAATTCAGTCTAGACTTTCTCATCTAGAAAATGTAACAGCTCCTGAAAGTGCACTGAGTTCCTGCACGATGGTTGAGGGGCTTCTCTTTCCAGTTGAATACTATGTCAGGACAACTCGACGCATGTCTAATTGCCAGAGGAAAGTGGACCTTGATGCTGTAATTCTTAGCCAGCTGGGCAGGAGCAAGAAAGGTCAGCGAAGTAAATGCAAGCAGAAAGATGCCAATTCAAGTCAGCCCTCCCAAGAAACGGATGAAAATGATTTGGAGTCAGCAGTTGTGccattcccttttctttgtaCGGAAAATGATCCAGTGAATTCAAGTAGTCCTCAGAAAACTCTTCTTACATCCAGTGGAAGCAGCAATTCACCGGGGTCAATTTCTCAAAGCAGCATCACAAGCACAAAGCGAGATCAGAGGCGATCGCAGAGGaaacaaaagggaagaagaaagtctGCCTGCAAACCTCTTGTGAATCAAACGTCACAGGAACTCGTAGAAAGTTTGGATCTCCTAACACCAAGGGAAAGCAGTAGCCCGCTATCAAATGAGTATCCgagtgaaaaggaaaactgtgaAGCTAATCTTGAAAAATCATCTTTGGAAGAGAGACGGTTGTCTGTTGCTGCAGCTCTTGGGTCTGGAGCAACTGGTGCGATACAGCCGACAAGTGCTGATCCTCCTGGTGGAAGCCAAGTACTTGGCAAATGCCGTAAGACTCTTTTAGAACAGGTTCAAAATCCACTGCAGAAAAGTGACTCTCCAAACCCAAGGAACGAAACTTTTGTCAGCCACACAGGTGATCTGGAACGCAAGCTGAGTGTGTGTCAATCTGATAAATCTCCGGTGGAACATGTTAAGAGTCAGCACGTGCAAGCAGCCTGCGGGGCTGAACAGCTTCTAGCAATTAACGTCCCTCCACGCCGCTCCCTGCGTTCCTCTGCAAGACAGAGAGACAGTCAAGCCTCCAAAG ATGAGAGCAAAGGAGGACCTGGCCATCAAATGGATTCAGAGGGTACTGCTTCTCTTGGTCTTCCTGCTACAGGCGCCGGTACTTCcagctctctcttttccttccgCAGTCACCAGTGGCTGGTCCCCAAACTGGGTATTGAAGAATTTCATCTACCTGATGAGGAATTTGGACTATTAAAACTTGAGAAATGTGAATCTTCCCCTGTGAATGACTTGGAGGCTTTTGTTCCTAGTGTGTTTGGGGATGGTCTGGCTTCAGAGGACGTGcaagctgcagaaatgaaggcagaagaaaaagggcTCAAAAGGAATCTGATTTCACTGCTCAAAAGCGGGTCGCCCAAGTCATCTCATTTGGAAAGCCCGGCTTCCCAGATGGAACTTTCCACACATGAATTGCTGTTTACTCCCGTGGGGACTATCTCAACTGGTGCTCCCGTTCAGCCCGAGTCTCACATTTCCTCATCTGTTTTCCCTGTCTTGGGTGCAACCCCAGCTGTTCTACCATCTGTTTGCAGTGAGCTCTTCCCCAGTACATGTTCTGTACCTCCTTTGCAAGTCAGCCTGCGTTCCTCTCAAGAAGCACCTGCCCGGGTCGTGGATGATAGGGAATGCAAAGACTCTGCCATTCCACTGCACTTGGACAGCCGTGGTGCGGGATCTGCTAGACAAGAGGAAGGACAAGGTACAACATTTCATTTAGAAGCTGAAAGACACCCTAATAATAGATCAGACGAGGCTGTGGCCTTGGAGAAGCATCAGCAATCACAGAGCAAACAGCAGAGATCCTGCAGATCTCCTGAACAG aaaaaaaatgaagcagaacagTCAACTCCAGTACTGTTTGATGGCTTGACAGAAGAGAACTTGCAGTTTGTTTCAAAGCTAAAG GATTCTTCAAGTTCTTGTGCTGTGGACGTGAGCACCGTGTGGTGGGAAGCAGCgggctgcagagagctgtgtGTGGTGACTGCTTGTGAGAATTCGGTTTCCTTGTGGAAACCTCTGGCACCCGACCACTGGGGAAAGGTCTATACTTGGCAGCTTGGAGAG ATTCCTGTAATACAGATCATTCCTCTGCTGGACACCTGTAATCTCATCTGTATAGCACTGGGAAATCTGGAGATTGGAGAAATAAG GCTCTTGCTTTATTCTTCTGAGAATGACTCATTCAAGCAATCACTAGTAAAAACTGGGAATATAAAAGCTGTTCTTGGGCTGAAGGATAGGAGgctggtcagcagcagcagaagcatgCAAGAGCAGGAAGTGGAAGTAGTATCGTTTTCAGAGACAGGAAG GAGCAAGCACGGACAGACTTTGATGCCCCCTGAAGAAACCGTTTTAGCTTTTGCTGAAGTAGAAGGAGTGAAAGATGCCTTGGTCGGCACCACTGCAGTGAACAGCATTGTTGTTTG GAATTTGAAAACTGGCCAGCTCCTGAAGAAGATGCATGTTGGTTATTCCTACCCAGCTTCGATCTGCCATCGAGCATATTCTGACTCT GGccttctgtttgttgttttaagtCATCCACACGCCAAAGAGAGCGAGTCCTGTGGAAATCCTGCATTCCGGGTGATCGCATTCAACCCCAAAACAGCCAGAAGCACTGGAGTCATCTTCTCTTCCCTGCCACCCGGACATGCTGGAAG GTACGTGGAGGGCGAGGTGAAGGACGCCCTTGCCGCGGCCGTGCTGTCCTCGGGAGCCATCGCGGTGtgggacctgctgctggggcgCTGCACGGCGCTgctgccgcccggccccgccgggggcTGGGCCCTGGTCCGCTGGggcgcggcgggcgcggggctgctGGCGGGGCGCGGCGACGGCAGCGTCTGCCTCTACCGGTACGCGGCGCCCGGCGCCCCGCGGAGCTGA
- the NDUFAB1 gene encoding acyl carrier protein, mitochondrial, translating to MAGRVLSACVRRLLPAAHGALRAGAPRTGALRLGTLGPGRPPRAQPPPPAALPPPCRRLSDLPPLTLPAIRERVLYVLKLYDKIDPEKLTAEAHFVKDLGLDSLDQVEIIMAMEDEFGFEIPDGDAEKLMCPQEIVDYIADKKDVYE from the exons ATGGCGGGCCGTGTCCTCTCCGCCTGCGTCCGCCGCCTGCTGCCCGCCGCGCACGGCGCCCTGCGGGCCGGGGCCCCGCGCACCGGGGCCCTGCGGCTCGGCACCCtggggcccggccgcccccctcgggcgcagcccccgccgcccgccgccctgCCGCCGCCGTGCCGCCGGCTGTCCGACCTGCCGCCGCTGACGCTGCCGGCCATCCGGGAGCGGGTGCTCTACGTGCTGAAGCTGTACGACAAGATCGACCCCGAGAAG CTGACGGCCGAGGCGCACTTCGTGAAGGACCTGGGGCTGGACAGCCTGGACCAAGTGGAGATCATCATGGCCATGGAGGACGAGTTCG GATTTGAAATTCCTGATGGAGATGCAGAAAAACTAATGTGTCCACAAGAAATTGTAGATTACATTGCAGATAAGAAGGATGTTTATGAATAA